One stretch of Candidatus Bathyarchaeia archaeon DNA includes these proteins:
- a CDS encoding glycosyltransferase family 2 protein, which yields MKPNPLEPKENVTVVISTFNSEKTLARCLNSLTKQTSICIEILVVDNYSTDKTRQVAQAFNAKVHTHKGTPAAARNLGFLKSTAPYVLFLDSDQFLKADAVEKCIQTCNSSSVEAVKIPEVFVWETFWGHCSAFWKNRMVKAWGQTGGIPRFFKRDALLSVSAFKSELRFWEDQELHQRLKAAGVKEGWCSSQVFHCESGSLKAITVKYLMYGQSVVAFSKTKNRTPHLLTANLTLRTLLEVMRTPGRSVKLFLGFCLLFTVKSMCATLGFVTTRISLKNYNT from the coding sequence TTGAAGCCAAACCCGCTTGAACCTAAAGAAAACGTAACTGTGGTGATTTCCACCTTCAATTCCGAGAAAACTTTAGCTCGATGCCTAAACTCACTAACCAAACAAACATCCATCTGCATCGAAATCCTTGTTGTCGACAATTACAGCACAGACAAAACCCGCCAAGTTGCCCAAGCTTTCAATGCCAAAGTCCATACACATAAAGGAACCCCCGCTGCTGCAAGAAACCTTGGCTTTCTTAAATCCACTGCCCCTTATGTGCTCTTTTTAGATTCAGACCAATTTCTCAAAGCTGACGCTGTCGAGAAATGCATCCAAACCTGCAATTCCAGCAGCGTTGAAGCAGTCAAAATTCCAGAGGTTTTTGTGTGGGAAACTTTTTGGGGCCACTGTTCAGCCTTTTGGAAGAACAGAATGGTCAAAGCTTGGGGCCAAACAGGTGGAATCCCAAGATTTTTCAAACGAGATGCGCTGTTGAGCGTTTCAGCTTTCAAAAGTGAGTTACGTTTTTGGGAAGACCAAGAGCTACATCAAAGGCTCAAAGCTGCAGGCGTCAAGGAAGGTTGGTGTAGCAGCCAGGTTTTTCACTGTGAAAGCGGCTCGCTGAAGGCTATAACAGTTAAGTACCTCATGTATGGGCAGTCGGTAGTTGCGTTTTCAAAAACCAAAAACAGAACCCCTCACCTTCTGACCGCCAACCTAACTTTGCGTACCTTGTTAGAGGTTATGCGAACCCCTGGACGGTCTGTTAAACTGTTTTTGGGTTTTTGCCTGCTTTTTACAGTAAAAAGCATGTGCGCCACATTAGGGTTTGTAACCACCCGAATCTCCCTCAAAAATTACAACACGTAA
- a CDS encoding tyrosine-type recombinase/integrase: MRSDHRSEKLKEKEQRQMTAEVITKAIASPIIIRNQKLSLEELKNLPVQMTIQGNTVTFEYSKRGWKLKEPVTVSLEKVLAAKERGLVEYVLNAFLSDRPSLIPFVFDNQSVLKVARHLLRHCSGSPNTCCTYTVQIRKYSIWLGYSPDLIIQDIKPVGNIPDPARVQNHTGYINDYLASLQDDGIKPGPVNNYIKSVKTFYRINGAKIDLAEPLSRRVTYKDRAPKPEELDKLLEIANLRDKVIVTCLALGAFREDTLSKLQYRHVRDDLENNITPIHVHIEADITKGKYHDYDTFLGAEAAQYLKLYIDQRKKGTEKNPPENLTDQSPLIRDSTESKTRNISSKQIRYLVHRLYLKANLIKQRNGRMYDLRVHSLRKYFKTQLLALGVQPDYVDYMMGHTVDTYHDIQSIGIDKLRNVYAASGLCIKPKQQVSKVEALKEIIRAWGMNPEQMLTRDALAEGAVTCIGPEDLQRRQLKVLSQQLKQLIDKEASV, encoded by the coding sequence ATGCGTTCCGACCATCGGAGCGAAAAACTCAAAGAAAAGGAGCAACGGCAAATGACCGCTGAAGTCATAACAAAAGCCATTGCCTCCCCTATAATCATCAGAAACCAGAAGCTGTCCTTAGAAGAGCTAAAAAACCTGCCAGTACAGATGACAATCCAAGGCAACACAGTCACTTTTGAATACAGCAAACGCGGATGGAAACTAAAAGAACCCGTAACAGTTAGCTTAGAAAAAGTTTTAGCCGCCAAAGAACGAGGACTCGTCGAATACGTTCTCAACGCTTTTCTCTCTGACCGACCATCGCTTATACCGTTTGTCTTCGACAATCAAAGCGTGCTCAAAGTAGCACGTCACCTGCTTCGCCACTGCTCAGGATCACCCAACACCTGCTGCACATACACCGTGCAAATCAGAAAATACTCAATCTGGCTCGGCTACAGCCCCGACCTAATAATCCAAGACATAAAACCAGTCGGCAACATCCCAGACCCAGCACGAGTCCAAAACCACACAGGCTACATCAACGACTACTTAGCCTCACTTCAAGACGACGGAATAAAACCTGGACCAGTCAACAACTACATCAAAAGCGTCAAAACCTTCTACCGAATAAACGGCGCCAAAATCGACCTCGCCGAACCCCTCAGCCGAAGAGTAACCTACAAAGACCGAGCGCCAAAACCTGAAGAACTCGACAAACTCTTGGAAATCGCCAACCTACGCGATAAAGTAATAGTCACATGCTTAGCCTTAGGCGCCTTCCGAGAAGACACCCTATCAAAACTCCAATACCGACACGTCCGCGACGACTTAGAAAACAACATAACCCCAATCCACGTCCACATCGAAGCAGACATCACCAAAGGCAAATACCACGACTACGACACGTTCCTCGGCGCAGAAGCAGCCCAATACCTAAAACTCTACATAGACCAACGCAAAAAAGGAACAGAAAAAAACCCGCCTGAAAACCTAACCGACCAATCACCGCTAATTCGAGACTCAACTGAGAGCAAAACAAGAAACATATCCTCAAAACAAATCCGCTACCTAGTCCACCGACTCTACCTCAAAGCAAACCTGATAAAGCAACGAAACGGACGAATGTACGACCTAAGAGTCCACAGCCTACGAAAATACTTCAAAACCCAACTGCTCGCTTTAGGTGTTCAACCTGACTACGTTGACTACATGATGGGACATACAGTCGATACCTACCACGACATACAAAGCATTGGAATCGACAAACTACGCAACGTCTATGCTGCATCAGGATTATGCATAAAACCAAAACAACAAGTCAGCAAAGTCGAAGCCCTAAAAGAAATAATACGCGCTTGGGGAATGAATCCTGAACAAATGCTAACCCGAGATGCACTAGCCGAAGGCGCAGTAACCTGTATAGGTCCAGAAGACTTGCAAAGACGCCAGCTAAAAGTTCTCAGCCAACAGCTAAAACAGCTGATCGACAAGGAGGCGTCAGTATAA
- a CDS encoding DUF3131 domain-containing protein gives MSTNSKFLYAILFVFLILFAEVPSFSSIAQAQTGSRDLDREYWFWRANNAWQYFQPGVGVDPDTGLHRGSDYWHYFTGWDLGTYIFAILDAEQLGIIYRNSSWGADYRIEKVLSWLETMELTPNGVPYSLYDSDTGLPASNGETNISDYGNLLIALHRLQVCRPDLTERINQIVNSKINSAYMVSMFSAYADHYNYYVAHGFAYFGYDSPQISAALNLLNTSMNQPQVTVYGVELPKIYVGCESLLLGMFNLETQDPLQTQLMRAVYAVSEARYNATGKLTAFSEGNTELSSPSYVYEWIVTPTGASWQIEPAPTVPIVYFKVAVGFQALYNTSYSRSMVSSLENRLIAYNAWSLTNPVNGYFDGVDENDRMVSTLVDKTNGLILNAARYAMQAPDPTPTQPSPSPSLSPSSSPTATPTLPPSSPTPSHSITPSPSPSVVPPTATPFPSASTPPPTSTPSPSATPTATESTSPSTTPPQSTPTLNPSLPLMTSSPVSTSPIPDATDINDFSAEAFPFEWVAALSVAVIGGILSALLWIHSRRKKLPKL, from the coding sequence ATGAGTACTAACTCCAAGTTTCTATATGCCATTTTGTTTGTATTTCTGATTTTATTTGCTGAAGTTCCATCTTTTTCATCGATTGCGCAAGCCCAGACCGGGTCACGTGACCTTGACCGAGAATACTGGTTTTGGAGAGCTAACAACGCTTGGCAGTATTTCCAACCAGGTGTCGGTGTTGACCCTGACACAGGGCTTCACAGGGGTTCTGACTATTGGCATTACTTCACAGGGTGGGATTTAGGCACCTATATCTTCGCCATTCTCGACGCTGAACAGCTTGGGATAATATACCGCAATTCATCTTGGGGTGCTGATTACAGGATTGAAAAAGTATTAAGCTGGCTTGAAACGATGGAGCTGACTCCAAACGGTGTGCCTTACTCTTTGTATGATTCTGACACAGGGCTTCCAGCCAGTAATGGCGAAACAAACATTTCCGATTACGGAAACCTGTTAATTGCGCTTCACCGTTTACAAGTTTGCCGTCCTGACTTAACTGAAAGAATAAATCAAATCGTTAACTCAAAAATCAACAGCGCCTACATGGTTTCAATGTTTTCGGCTTATGCCGACCACTACAACTATTATGTTGCTCATGGTTTTGCGTATTTCGGTTATGATTCCCCCCAGATTTCCGCGGCATTAAACCTCTTAAATACATCCATGAATCAACCTCAAGTCACAGTGTATGGCGTTGAGCTGCCCAAAATTTACGTAGGCTGTGAATCTCTCCTTTTAGGCATGTTCAACTTGGAAACTCAAGACCCTCTTCAAACACAGTTAATGCGAGCAGTATACGCCGTGAGTGAAGCCCGCTATAACGCAACGGGTAAATTAACTGCTTTCAGCGAGGGAAACACTGAATTATCTTCACCATCATACGTTTACGAATGGATTGTTACTCCAACGGGGGCATCTTGGCAGATTGAACCAGCTCCTACTGTCCCAATTGTGTACTTCAAAGTGGCTGTTGGTTTCCAAGCGCTGTACAACACCAGTTATTCAAGAAGCATGGTTTCCTCTCTAGAAAACCGTCTCATAGCCTATAACGCATGGAGCTTGACCAATCCCGTAAATGGCTATTTCGATGGCGTTGATGAAAACGACCGCATGGTTTCTACACTTGTGGACAAAACTAACGGTCTTATACTAAACGCCGCCAGATATGCAATGCAAGCTCCCGACCCTACCCCTACCCAACCTAGCCCGTCACCCTCCCTTTCTCCTTCCTCGTCTCCAACTGCAACCCCAACTCTGCCCCCTTCGTCCCCTACCCCTTCACATTCCATAACCCCATCACCCAGCCCTTCAGTAGTTCCCCCCACAGCTACGCCTTTCCCTTCAGCCTCTACTCCACCTCCAACATCGACTCCCTCACCATCAGCTACTCCAACTGCTACCGAAAGTACATCCCCCTCAACCACCCCTCCCCAATCAACACCAACACTCAATCCTTCATTGCCATTGATGACTTCCTCGCCCGTTTCAACTTCGCCAATTCCAGACGCAACTGACATAAACGATTTTTCCGCCGAAGCTTTTCCATTTGAATGGGTTGCAGCTCTTTCTGTCGCAGTTATCGGCGGTATACTTTCTGCCTTGCTTTGGATTCATAGCCGCAGAAAAAAACTCCCAAAACTATAG
- a CDS encoding MBL fold metallo-hydrolase encodes MFFEQISQHSDNFSYIIADELSRESAVVDSSFNTDKILQTLKSGGYALKYIVSTHEHLDHTAGNLALKSVFGGQIVAHRLSGTKFDVAVDEGDVLKVGAIDIKVIYTPGHSADGICLLVDGRKLLTGDTLFVGECGRTDLPGGSSRSLYDSLFKKLLRLSDCVEVYPGHDYGSRPSSTIGEERRSNYVLQPRSLEEFVVFMKQP; translated from the coding sequence ATGTTCTTTGAACAAATCAGTCAGCACAGCGACAACTTCTCTTACATAATTGCCGATGAACTTTCAAGGGAGTCGGCAGTGGTGGATTCAAGTTTTAACACAGACAAAATCCTGCAAACTCTCAAAAGCGGTGGTTACGCGCTTAAATACATAGTTAGTACGCATGAACATCTTGACCACACCGCTGGGAACCTTGCGTTAAAATCGGTTTTTGGTGGGCAAATCGTGGCTCACAGACTATCTGGAACAAAATTTGATGTAGCAGTGGATGAGGGTGATGTGCTCAAAGTTGGGGCTATCGACATCAAAGTGATTTACACTCCTGGGCATAGCGCAGATGGCATTTGTCTTCTTGTGGACGGAAGGAAACTCTTAACTGGCGATACGCTGTTTGTGGGGGAGTGTGGCAGAACAGACCTTCCCGGAGGTAGCAGCCGAAGCCTCTACGACAGTCTTTTCAAAAAGCTTCTGAGACTAAGTGATTGTGTTGAGGTGTATCCTGGACATGACTACGGGTCAAGACCCTCCTCAACAATCGGCGAGGAACGCCGCTCGAATTACGTTTTGCAGCCCAGAAGCCTTGAAGAGTTCGTTGTGTTCATGAAACAACCCTGA
- a CDS encoding DUF3131 domain-containing protein yields the protein MSVIPAAKSSNSDDSKSVLDADKEYWMRLAENAWCYFQPGVGVDTATGLHYASNSWHYFTGWDMATYLFAIMDAQQLGLLSADGEWGFDNRVNKILTWLQTMQLTTDGVPYLWYESSTGRPAFGISNQTTNISDYGNLLIALHSLQVYRPDLANTIDYIVKSRINSSYIVSQFHSYADDYNYYVAHGFESFGFSSPEISTALNLLNHTMNQPPASFSGIELPKLYVGCESLLLGMFHLEPDPLQTKLMRNVYLAHEARYNFTDKFTAMSEGNTGLFDDPTYVYEWVVTPSGAFWKIEPTPITPIAYIKTAVGFLALYNTSYAEKLVNYLEPRLATSAFLFFPASGYKEGIDENGRVVGSITDKTNGLILDAALYVVETNYTSNQPSSVTPTPTETSSTDPTLTPRPNPSDSPTPTNPSPTITSTPNSTKTPNTPAPTISFNPTLNATSIPTPLPSPSNEPSTSELDGYVAVVSGVAVFCLALTAVFVVYFKRRP from the coding sequence GTGAGTGTCATCCCAGCTGCAAAGTCCTCAAATTCTGATGACTCAAAAAGTGTCCTTGATGCAGACAAAGAGTATTGGATGCGGTTAGCGGAAAATGCGTGGTGCTACTTTCAACCTGGAGTCGGCGTAGACACCGCAACTGGGCTACACTATGCATCCAATAGCTGGCATTATTTTACTGGTTGGGATATGGCAACTTATCTGTTTGCGATAATGGATGCCCAACAACTTGGACTCCTATCAGCAGATGGTGAGTGGGGCTTTGATAACCGAGTGAACAAAATATTAACATGGCTTCAAACAATGCAACTCACAACAGACGGCGTACCTTACTTATGGTACGAATCAAGCACTGGCCGTCCGGCTTTTGGAATAAGTAACCAGACCACAAACATTTCTGATTACGGAAACCTTCTCATCGCCCTGCACAGCTTGCAAGTGTACCGCCCAGACTTAGCCAACACAATCGATTACATTGTAAAGTCACGGATAAACAGCAGCTACATCGTTTCACAGTTTCATTCTTACGCAGACGACTACAATTATTATGTGGCCCACGGATTCGAAAGTTTTGGATTTAGTTCGCCTGAAATTTCAACTGCTCTAAACCTGCTGAACCACACAATGAATCAACCTCCCGCCTCTTTTTCGGGGATTGAGTTGCCTAAACTTTACGTCGGATGCGAATCTTTGCTGCTGGGAATGTTCCACCTTGAACCTGACCCCCTTCAGACAAAACTAATGCGCAACGTCTACCTCGCCCATGAAGCACGATATAATTTCACCGACAAATTCACAGCCATGAGCGAGGGAAATACAGGGCTCTTTGATGACCCCACATACGTCTACGAATGGGTAGTCACACCCAGCGGGGCTTTTTGGAAAATTGAACCTACCCCCATAACCCCAATTGCCTACATCAAAACGGCAGTAGGCTTTTTGGCATTGTACAACACTTCGTATGCAGAAAAACTGGTTAACTACCTTGAACCCCGTCTTGCAACATCTGCGTTTCTCTTTTTCCCCGCCAGCGGCTACAAAGAAGGAATTGACGAAAACGGTCGCGTAGTAGGATCAATCACCGATAAAACCAACGGCTTAATCCTAGATGCAGCCCTTTATGTGGTGGAAACAAACTACACTTCTAATCAGCCATCATCCGTTACCCCAACGCCCACGGAAACATCCAGCACGGACCCAACGCTTACACCTAGACCAAACCCAAGTGACTCCCCTACCCCAACCAACCCTTCTCCCACAATAACAAGCACTCCAAACTCCACCAAAACCCCCAATACCCCTGCCCCCACGATTTCTTTTAACCCCACACTAAACGCAACTTCTATCCCAACACCTCTCCCTTCCCCATCAAACGAGCCATCAACTAGCGAATTAGACGGATATGTTGCTGTTGTTTCTGGTGTTGCAGTATTTTGCTTGGCTTTAACCGCGGTATTTGTGGTTTATTTTAAGCGAAGACCTTAA
- a CDS encoding glycosyltransferase family 4 protein, whose amino-acid sequence MLFVVPHVFAGGAEKALLNLAHQLNLMSLDVTIAALSSDLTQLHPNLSNLTYLVPPKPTNPANLGSIFEVTASSSKELLLLARLIKRHSSEFDVVCVGNFPSYWAVWLARAKQPLVWFSSEVLAPYNQTKDLYNKSLLFRIALRFATTVDKCIVRRTFRSIVTCSPLNSRMIKSRYGLSSTVLPTGVDYEFFHQTISNPKAQLGIAEGVLLLHVGALVQRKNQILSIRALKALKPHLGNVKLALVGEGPWLNALKAEAQRLGLAQDVVFFGGVAEEKLRLLYNACDVNLFPVKDQTWGLVPFEALAAGKPSVITRGAGAAEVIEQENIGFLIDANVEEIAASVLFILSNPKLVADVVARGQLYIQKNLTWTKYAQDVFNVFKNLSPEA is encoded by the coding sequence GTGTTATTTGTTGTTCCACATGTTTTTGCGGGAGGCGCAGAAAAAGCTCTTCTCAATCTGGCTCACCAACTTAATTTGATGTCGCTTGATGTGACCATTGCCGCGCTTTCGTCCGATTTAACCCAGCTCCATCCTAACTTATCAAACCTAACCTATCTGGTTCCACCCAAACCCACTAACCCCGCTAATTTAGGCAGTATTTTTGAGGTCACAGCGTCTTCTTCAAAAGAGCTTCTTTTATTGGCGAGATTGATTAAGCGGCACTCTTCGGAGTTTGATGTGGTTTGTGTGGGAAATTTTCCTTCCTACTGGGCAGTTTGGCTTGCAAGGGCAAAGCAGCCTCTGGTGTGGTTTTCCAGCGAGGTTTTGGCGCCCTACAATCAAACAAAAGACCTCTACAACAAAAGCTTACTTTTTCGAATTGCCTTACGTTTCGCCACCACAGTTGACAAATGTATCGTTCGCCGGACTTTCAGGTCAATTGTAACCTGCTCCCCCCTTAACAGCCGCATGATAAAATCACGGTACGGCTTAAGTTCCACTGTGCTGCCTACTGGGGTGGATTACGAGTTTTTTCATCAAACAATTTCCAACCCTAAAGCTCAACTGGGCATAGCTGAGGGGGTTCTTTTGCTTCATGTGGGGGCACTGGTGCAGCGGAAAAATCAGATTTTAAGCATACGCGCTTTAAAAGCTTTAAAGCCCCATCTGGGGAACGTTAAATTAGCTCTTGTTGGTGAAGGTCCATGGTTAAATGCTTTGAAAGCAGAAGCCCAGCGCCTTGGTTTAGCGCAGGACGTTGTTTTCTTTGGAGGCGTCGCAGAGGAGAAACTTCGCCTTCTGTACAATGCTTGTGATGTGAACCTTTTTCCCGTAAAGGATCAAACATGGGGTTTAGTTCCTTTTGAAGCACTGGCAGCAGGAAAGCCTTCGGTTATAACACGGGGTGCCGGAGCGGCAGAAGTAATTGAACAAGAGAACATCGGGTTCTTGATAGATGCAAACGTTGAAGAGATTGCGGCTTCGGTTTTGTTTATTTTGAGCAATCCCAAATTGGTGGCGGATGTTGTGGCACGTGGCCAGTTGTATATCCAAAAGAACCTAACATGGACAAAGTATGCCCAAGACGTCTTCAATGTCTTCAAGAATCTTTCCCCTGAGGCCTGA
- a CDS encoding glycosyltransferase family 2 protein, with amino-acid sequence MVEVQIEQNTSEGMTNSALSKLSVVVAGIPAFNEEKTIARVVLEAQKYADIVVVCDDGSADMTAKIAERLGAVVVRHKHNSGYGAAMQSLFKRARELNADILVTLDSDGQHDPAEIPRIIKPIEDQTADVVLGSRFKGKNGTADMPRHRRVGIKVITKLANGTIKNGVSDAQSGFRAYGKHALDCLSVFEDGMSASIELLREVKRNGLTVREVPISCKYSETIGVSTSTENPVTHGIGLIMSLVKLIVEDRPITLVGIPEVLFLVAGIFFGIWMMNLYAVSHQIVTNIALASISFILIGFFMISTAITLYAITRITKKVNGR; translated from the coding sequence ATGGTTGAAGTTCAGATAGAGCAAAATACTTCAGAAGGTATGACTAATAGTGCTCTGAGTAAACTTTCAGTTGTCGTTGCAGGCATCCCCGCATTCAACGAAGAAAAAACCATCGCCCGTGTCGTTTTAGAAGCCCAAAAGTACGCTGACATTGTGGTTGTCTGCGATGACGGCTCAGCGGACATGACCGCTAAAATTGCTGAACGGCTCGGCGCAGTCGTCGTTCGTCACAAACATAACAGTGGCTACGGCGCAGCGATGCAGAGCCTCTTTAAGCGCGCCCGGGAACTAAACGCCGACATTTTGGTAACCTTGGATTCGGACGGGCAGCATGACCCCGCTGAAATCCCCCGCATAATAAAACCCATCGAAGACCAAACTGCCGACGTAGTTTTAGGCAGCAGATTCAAAGGCAAAAACGGCACCGCAGACATGCCCCGACATAGACGGGTTGGCATCAAAGTCATCACCAAACTAGCCAACGGCACCATCAAAAATGGCGTCAGCGATGCCCAAAGCGGATTCAGAGCCTACGGCAAACATGCATTAGACTGCCTGTCTGTGTTTGAGGACGGCATGAGCGCCAGCATAGAGCTTCTTCGTGAAGTTAAAAGGAACGGGCTTACGGTACGTGAAGTTCCTATTTCCTGCAAATACTCTGAAACTATAGGAGTTAGTACTTCAACTGAAAATCCCGTTACACATGGAATTGGGCTAATTATGTCTCTAGTAAAGCTTATAGTTGAAGACAGGCCCATAACTTTAGTTGGAATACCTGAGGTGCTATTTCTGGTGGCGGGTATCTTTTTTGGCATTTGGATGATGAACCTGTATGCTGTGAGCCATCAAATAGTGACCAATATTGCTTTAGCCTCTATCTCCTTTATCCTAATAGGGTTCTTCATGATTTCGACTGCCATTACATTATACGCAATAACAAGAATAACAAAAAAAGTGAACGGAAGATGA
- a CDS encoding glycosyltransferase, producing the protein MNVFGIVSSILLAVMLIWAIYHARIIFAGIRHEKQTKLSHSSIDEQNLPKFSLIVPAKDEAAVIHRCLNALTKLNYPKDKMEILVVAGTSKDDTQNICLDFSNHYPDSVKLLCETASKGKPAALNLAFAQATGEIIGVFDADSVPQPDVLQRLASYFSDPTVSAVQGSSVSLNESQNMLTRVAAAEDKAWFQGLLHGREKLGLFVAFTGSCQFIRRSVLEEMDGWEESALAEDVELSLKLVKHGRCVKFAPEVSSGQETPFSLRGLITQRTRWYRGYMEASLKYGSLLDNINRRVIDAELSLIGPFIMIVCFASYINWALSMFFPSEGVIFPFSTNLVILLTSVTLISLGASMAFFEKPVKLKNIIWVPFVYGYWFMQMFIALWAFIQFIFRRRKVWQKTVKGGFVKTDHPSNVSLLKSSPLRVCLVSSYPPNRARLSEYAKNLVNAIKAKSSIGRIYLLADKTNLDEVSEDDPKVEVLRVWQPDNPFSILGIILQIVKLKPDVVHFNIHFQSYGKSRLANFAGFSLTFLSRLLGFKVLVEVHNLGEKVKLEHVNIKPSFLNKVGILVATKSALTAQRVVVTVKSYADYLKDHYGKTNIQYIPHGTVSTNCSFVDPPDKVILFFGHMGPYKGLPIMLQAFEALQKKRANVKLVVAGTNHPNYPNYMYPYVNGHPQHVEFLGYVPEPNLERVFTQSDVVAIPYLAATGTSGVFHLACGYGRPIVASNLPEIRELVDAGASALLVPSGDVEALETALLKVLFDEQLATQMSAQNLAFAHGESWGVIADAYERAYLELAAS; encoded by the coding sequence ATGAACGTTTTTGGGATAGTTTCATCAATTTTACTCGCTGTAATGCTGATTTGGGCAATTTATCATGCTCGAATAATCTTTGCCGGAATCAGACATGAAAAACAGACAAAACTTTCCCATAGTTCCATCGATGAACAAAATCTGCCAAAATTTTCTTTAATCGTGCCCGCCAAAGACGAAGCCGCGGTTATTCATCGATGTCTAAATGCTTTAACGAAACTAAATTATCCTAAAGACAAAATGGAAATACTTGTGGTTGCAGGTACTTCTAAAGATGATACCCAAAACATCTGTCTTGATTTCTCCAATCATTATCCCGACAGTGTTAAGCTTCTCTGTGAAACAGCTTCAAAAGGTAAACCTGCCGCTTTGAATTTAGCTTTTGCTCAAGCGACCGGCGAGATAATTGGCGTTTTTGATGCTGACAGTGTTCCCCAGCCAGATGTTTTACAAAGACTCGCATCCTACTTTTCGGACCCCACTGTTTCAGCAGTTCAGGGAAGCTCAGTATCGCTGAATGAAAGCCAGAACATGTTAACCCGCGTAGCTGCCGCTGAAGACAAAGCTTGGTTTCAAGGTCTACTTCATGGTAGGGAGAAACTTGGGCTTTTTGTTGCCTTTACCGGTAGCTGTCAATTCATCAGAAGAAGCGTTCTCGAAGAAATGGATGGTTGGGAAGAATCAGCTCTGGCTGAAGATGTTGAGCTTTCCCTAAAGTTAGTTAAACATGGTCGTTGTGTAAAGTTTGCCCCTGAAGTTTCTTCGGGTCAAGAGACCCCTTTCTCTTTAAGAGGGTTGATTACTCAGCGTACCCGTTGGTATAGAGGGTACATGGAAGCATCCCTCAAATACGGAAGTCTACTAGACAATATCAATCGCCGAGTAATCGACGCGGAACTTTCCCTCATCGGGCCTTTCATCATGATTGTTTGTTTTGCCAGTTACATCAATTGGGCACTCAGTATGTTTTTTCCCTCTGAGGGTGTTATCTTTCCGTTTTCCACAAATCTTGTCATCTTACTAACATCGGTTACCCTGATTTCGCTGGGCGCTTCAATGGCGTTTTTTGAAAAGCCCGTCAAACTCAAAAACATAATTTGGGTTCCATTTGTTTACGGCTATTGGTTCATGCAGATGTTTATCGCGTTATGGGCTTTTATTCAATTCATTTTCCGACGACGTAAAGTCTGGCAAAAAACCGTAAAAGGTGGCTTCGTCAAAACAGATCACCCTTCAAATGTCTCCCTTTTGAAGTCCTCCCCGCTGCGTGTTTGTTTAGTTTCCTCCTACCCTCCTAATCGTGCCCGTTTAAGTGAATACGCCAAAAACTTAGTGAACGCCATTAAAGCTAAGTCTTCGATTGGCCGAATTTACTTGTTAGCTGACAAAACAAACCTTGATGAAGTATCCGAGGACGACCCAAAAGTTGAGGTCCTGCGTGTTTGGCAACCTGACAACCCCTTTTCAATACTGGGTATAATCTTGCAAATTGTGAAGTTGAAGCCTGATGTGGTTCACTTCAATATCCACTTCCAGAGTTATGGCAAAAGTCGCCTTGCAAACTTTGCTGGTTTCTCTTTGACCTTTTTAAGTCGCCTTTTAGGTTTCAAAGTTTTGGTTGAAGTGCACAATTTAGGCGAAAAAGTGAAACTGGAGCACGTTAACATTAAACCCAGTTTCCTTAACAAGGTGGGCATATTGGTCGCCACCAAATCTGCGCTTACTGCCCAACGCGTGGTGGTTACGGTTAAGTCATATGCAGATTACCTAAAGGACCACTATGGCAAAACTAACATACAATACATACCCCACGGCACAGTATCCACCAACTGTTCCTTTGTGGACCCCCCAGACAAAGTAATCCTGTTTTTTGGACACATGGGACCATACAAAGGGCTTCCCATAATGTTACAGGCATTTGAGGCTCTGCAAAAAAAACGCGCTAATGTCAAACTCGTTGTAGCAGGTACCAATCACCCCAACTACCCCAATTACATGTACCCCTACGTCAATGGGCATCCTCAGCATGTAGAATTTTTAGGGTATGTTCCTGAGCCCAATCTCGAGAGAGTTTTTACCCAGTCCGATGTGGTCGCGATACCGTATTTGGCTGCGACGGGAACCAGCGGTGTCTTCCACTTGGCATGCGGCTACGGTAGGCCTATTGTAGCATCGAATTTGCCTGAAATCAGAGAACTTGTGGATGCAGGTGCTTCTGCGTTACTGGTGCCTTCAGGAGATGTTGAAGCATTGGAGACTGCGCTTCTCAAAGTGTTGTTTGATGAACAGCTGGCTACCCAAATGAGCGCTCAGAACTTAGCGTTTGCCCACGGCGAAAGTTGGGGTGTCATTGCAGACGCGTATGAACGGGCATATCTGGAGTTAGCGGCTAGTTGA